A window of Bradyrhizobium sp. AZCC 1719 genomic DNA:
CCAGGATCGGCGTTTCGCGCCGGCCGCAGAGTTCGGCGGCCTCCGGAATCTTTGCCGCGATGTCGATGGGGATCACGATGGCGCCGTGCTGGTCGGCGTGAATCAGATCGTCCGAATGCACCGTCATGCCGGCGACGCGCACCTCGCCACCCCAATGTTCGGCATGGACCCAGGCATGCGACGGTCCGATCGAACCGGCCAGGGCCTGGAAGCCCGGCGCCCATTGCGGGATGTCGCGGATCGAGCCGTCGGTGATGACGCCGAGGCAGCCGAGCGCCTTGTGCACGTTGCTCTGCACCTCGCCCCAGAACGCGCCATAGCCGACATCGGCGCCGTCGATATCCTGGATCACGGTGATGCGCGGGCCGAAGCCGGTGCCGACATATTCGTAATAGGCGATGCGGCGCTTCGCCTGCTCGTCGGCGGGAAGCGTGGATTTGAGCACCGAGCGGATCGTCACCGTGCGGGCGTAGCCGACCATCGGCGGCAGATCGGGGAACGGACAGACCAGCGGCTTGGTGGTGTAGCCGATCAGGCGGCGCTCCGGCGCCACGATCTCCATCGCATTGCAGATCGTCGGGGTGTCGTAGCGCGCCAGCGCCTCGAGGACGGAAGCAGGCAGCGGGGCGGTAACGGCTTTGTTCACGGCGTTCTCTCCTGATTTTCGGCCCGGCTCTTTGAGGCCGTAGGTCGCTAAGCCCTATAGCCGAGATTGGGGGAGAACCCAACTCGGCGGCGGCTCATGGCAGCTATATCGGAGAGTGGCGAGGACGCTCAGTTCAGCCGCGCCGGCCGTTCGTCCTCGGTGTCGCTGGGGGTCGGCGAGAAT
This region includes:
- a CDS encoding RraA family protein, with amino-acid sequence MARYDTPTICNAMEIVAPERRLIGYTTKPLVCPFPDLPPMVGYARTVTIRSVLKSTLPADEQAKRRIAYYEYVGTGFGPRITVIQDIDGADVGYGAFWGEVQSNVHKALGCLGVITDGSIRDIPQWAPGFQALAGSIGPSHAWVHAEHWGGEVRVAGMTVHSDDLIHADQHGAIVIPIDIAAKIPEAAELCGRRETPILEIARSPDFTLEKLKEALKRSAEIH